The genomic DNA ATTAAAAGCATCTTTGAAAATATCTTAAAAATAGAATAAAAGGAGATATAGTCATGAAAAAGTTACCAATAAAGACTGTCGTGCAAAGATTACTAAACTTACAAGAAGAGGGGAAAAGTGCAACTCTTTTAGGAATTGGTCCTATGTCACCAAACTTGTTACAAGCAAGTTTTGAACTAGCAAAAGATGATGATTTTCCTTTAATGTTTATCGCAAGTAGAAATCAAGTAGATGCAGATGAACTAGGTGGCGGTTATGTAAATGGTTGGAATCAGGAAACTTTTACAAAAGATATTAAGAAGGTTGCCGACAAAGTTGGATTTGATGGTTTATATTATTTATGTAGAGACCATGGTGGGCCATGGCAAAGAGATAAAGAGAGAAATGACCATTTGCCTGTTGATGAAGCAATGGAGTTAGGAAAAAAATCTTATTTAGCGGACATTGAAGCAGGTTTTGACCTATTGATGATTGACCCTACAAAAGACCCATTTGAAATTGGAAAAGTAATTCCACTAGATGTAGTACTAGAAAGAACTGTAGAATTAATTGAGTATTGTGAAAACGAGAGAAAAAGACTTAATCTACCAGACATAGGTTATGAGGTTGGTACAGAGGAAACCAATGGAGGTCTGACTTCAACTGAGACGTATGAAACATTTATAACTAGACTAAAGGTTGAACTCGATAATAGAGGTTTGCCAATGCCAACATTTATAGTTGGTCAAACTGGTACTTTAACTAGAAAGACAGAACAAGTAGGAACTTTTAATTTTAGAAATGCTTATGATTTAGCTCAAATGGCTAAGAAATATGGAGTTGGTTTAAAAGAGCATAATGGCGATTACTTAGATGATGTAACTTTATTAGAACATATACCATCTCAAATTATTGCTACAAATGTAGCTCCTCAATATGGTACTGAAGAAACTAGGGCATATTTAAAATTAGCAGAAGTTGAGTGTAAATTAGAAAAAGAGGGTTTAGTTGAGAAAACTTCTAATATCAGACATGTTCTTCTTGTTAATGCAATTGAATGTGGACGTTGGAGAAAATGGGTAGTAGGAGAACAAAAAAATCTAACTACTGAAGAGATATTTAAGGATGAAGTTTTATCTAATGAAATACTAGATATTGCAGGACATTATACATTTAATAATGATGATGTTAAAAAAGAAATAGAAGTGCTTTATGATAATTTAAGTAAGAAT from Clostridioides difficile ATCC 9689 = DSM 1296 includes the following:
- a CDS encoding class II D-tagatose-bisphosphate aldolase non-catalytic subunit, translating into MKKLPIKTVVQRLLNLQEEGKSATLLGIGPMSPNLLQASFELAKDDDFPLMFIASRNQVDADELGGGYVNGWNQETFTKDIKKVADKVGFDGLYYLCRDHGGPWQRDKERNDHLPVDEAMELGKKSYLADIEAGFDLLMIDPTKDPFEIGKVIPLDVVLERTVELIEYCENERKRLNLPDIGYEVGTEETNGGLTSTETYETFITRLKVELDNRGLPMPTFIVGQTGTLTRKTEQVGTFNFRNAYDLAQMAKKYGVGLKEHNGDYLDDVTLLEHIPSQIIATNVAPQYGTEETRAYLKLAEVECKLEKEGLVEKTSNIRHVLLVNAIECGRWRKWVVGEQKNLTTEEIFKDEVLSNEILDIAGHYTFNNDDVKKEIEVLYDNLSKNNIDGQRFVVDHIKRPLRDYAECYNLKGVTTRILNK